One part of the Sorangiineae bacterium MSr11954 genome encodes these proteins:
- a CDS encoding glycoside hydrolase family 31 protein, which produces MERRTEPAPTSISRRRRGAALAGATLLTGATSCASSLDAPATASITRTGTSTVLSVGSARIAPPYEVEIRRSPFQIITRRGGQTVLQTTSVGPAAIDLDTASGVVGTTDVRNVIWHGGTLAIDVATTDPTRSVRVVLTPEARGYRLTARVSGERPSAMALHYDMPISGHWYGHGETKTDKGGPYKEQVWPLDGVGALGGRPLDKAFGPASYNMVEPFWFTQTAAGFTVNTARLMTVSMGAAREKVADFAVHDSESIESSVFVGRTPRDVFGGYLEIAGKPASSDATDLQYEKVVWNSWAQFYASVTQKDFLDWAQKIHEAKIPSHTFSLDDGWMSHYGDFTWNEKFPDPKAMVDRIHAMGYRFGIWVTLWINLDADNYRFAADRGYLLKSKDDPRTPCTVTWWNGKAGIVDLANPQAREWYLGQLQGLRTNLGVDGFKFDTRFFDERCAPYTPELTMFDYQRLGADMAQQFDLQGMGIRTHWTGAQRDGFVIRQIDKGTGWDALQSAVTQNLALATVGYPFLTTDMIGGSLDQPAPSKQVLVRWAQVAAAMPLMYASTSPRGVRDPVSGRWVPYDEETVRLYRQAVRLHGLLTPYILKQRDRAIEAGEPIVKPLFFDFPSDAASYDLTDEWLLGDSVLAAPVVTDSLQRDVHLPEGKWFDVARGREVRGPTDLRAYPADLGTLPLFVRLGTAEGAELARALKGVRDSTM; this is translated from the coding sequence ATGGAACGCCGAACCGAGCCCGCACCGACTTCGATTTCGCGTCGCAGAAGGGGCGCCGCGCTCGCGGGTGCGACCTTGCTCACGGGCGCCACGTCGTGTGCAAGCTCGCTCGATGCGCCGGCGACGGCCAGCATCACGAGGACGGGGACGAGCACCGTGTTGAGCGTGGGCTCGGCGCGGATCGCTCCTCCTTACGAGGTGGAGATTCGCCGCTCCCCGTTTCAAATCATCACGCGGCGGGGCGGGCAGACGGTGCTCCAAACCACGTCGGTCGGTCCGGCGGCCATCGATCTGGATACCGCTTCGGGTGTCGTGGGCACCACGGATGTGCGCAATGTGATTTGGCACGGTGGGACGTTGGCCATCGACGTCGCCACCACCGATCCAACCCGAAGCGTTCGTGTCGTGCTCACACCCGAGGCGCGCGGCTACCGACTGACCGCGCGTGTCAGCGGAGAGCGCCCGAGCGCGATGGCGTTGCACTACGACATGCCCATATCGGGACACTGGTACGGCCACGGCGAGACCAAGACCGACAAGGGTGGTCCTTACAAGGAACAAGTGTGGCCGCTCGACGGGGTGGGCGCGCTCGGCGGGCGTCCCTTGGACAAGGCGTTCGGGCCCGCGTCGTACAATATGGTGGAGCCATTCTGGTTTACGCAAACGGCGGCCGGATTCACGGTGAACACGGCGCGTTTGATGACGGTGTCCATGGGCGCGGCGCGCGAGAAGGTGGCCGACTTCGCGGTCCACGACAGCGAGAGCATCGAGTCGAGCGTCTTCGTCGGGCGCACGCCGCGCGACGTGTTCGGCGGCTACCTGGAGATCGCGGGCAAACCCGCGTCGAGCGACGCCACCGATCTGCAATACGAGAAGGTGGTGTGGAACTCGTGGGCGCAGTTCTACGCGTCCGTCACGCAGAAGGACTTCCTCGACTGGGCGCAGAAGATCCACGAGGCCAAGATCCCGAGCCACACCTTCAGCCTCGACGATGGTTGGATGAGCCACTATGGCGACTTCACCTGGAACGAGAAGTTCCCCGATCCCAAAGCGATGGTCGATCGCATCCACGCCATGGGGTACCGATTCGGCATTTGGGTCACGCTCTGGATCAACCTCGACGCGGACAATTACCGATTTGCGGCCGACCGCGGTTATCTGCTGAAATCGAAAGACGATCCGCGCACGCCCTGCACGGTGACCTGGTGGAACGGCAAGGCGGGCATCGTCGACCTGGCCAATCCGCAGGCGCGCGAGTGGTATTTGGGGCAGCTCCAGGGGCTGCGCACCAACTTGGGCGTCGACGGCTTCAAGTTCGATACGCGCTTCTTCGACGAGCGCTGCGCGCCCTACACCCCCGAGCTCACCATGTTCGATTACCAGCGGCTCGGCGCCGACATGGCGCAGCAGTTCGATCTGCAGGGCATGGGCATCCGCACGCACTGGACGGGGGCGCAACGCGATGGGTTCGTGATCCGCCAGATCGACAAGGGCACGGGGTGGGACGCGCTGCAATCGGCGGTCACGCAGAACCTCGCGCTCGCGACCGTGGGCTATCCGTTCCTGACCACCGATATGATCGGCGGCTCGCTCGATCAACCGGCGCCGAGCAAGCAGGTGCTGGTGCGCTGGGCGCAAGTGGCCGCGGCCATGCCGCTGATGTACGCGTCGACCTCGCCGCGGGGGGTGCGCGATCCCGTCTCGGGGCGCTGGGTGCCTTACGACGAGGAGACGGTGCGGCTCTATCGCCAGGCGGTGCGCCTGCACGGCTTGCTCACGCCGTACATCTTGAAGCAGCGGGACCGCGCCATCGAGGCGGGGGAGCCCATCGTCAAGCCGCTGTTCTTCGACTTTCCGAGCGATGCGGCCAGCTACGATCTCACCGACGAGTGGCTGCTCGGCGACTCCGTGCTCGCAGCACCGGTGGTGACCGACTCGCTGCAGCGCGACGTGCACCTGCCCGAGGGCAAGTGGTTCGACGTGGCGCGCGGGCGCGAGGTGCGCGGCCCTACGGATCTGCGCGCGTACCCGGCGGATCTGGGGACGTTGCCGCTCTTCGTCCGGCTCGGCACCGCGGAGGGCGCCGAGCTCGCGCGTGCGCTGAAGGGCGTACGCGATTCTACGATGTGA
- a CDS encoding barstar family protein: MTFEKFEKGVVRLENLDVSAVLDLAKRSGMAAYVLSNVTDRDGFFNAIRAGLPLDPPLVSNRSWDALLDSLRGGLHVADARRVVIVWPGIDAMEPAADRETALDVLVSIAQTLAMPEYTRGRPTEISIVTS, from the coding sequence ATGACGTTCGAGAAATTCGAGAAGGGCGTCGTGCGGCTCGAAAACCTCGACGTGAGCGCCGTGCTCGACCTCGCCAAGAGGTCGGGTATGGCCGCCTACGTGCTCTCGAACGTCACCGATCGAGACGGTTTCTTCAACGCCATCCGGGCAGGGCTCCCCTTGGATCCGCCGCTGGTCAGCAACCGAAGCTGGGACGCGCTCCTCGACTCGCTGCGGGGCGGCCTGCACGTGGCGGACGCGCGCCGCGTGGTCATCGTATGGCCGGGGATCGATGCGATGGAGCCGGCCGCCGATCGCGAGACGGCGCTCGACGTCTTGGTCTCCATCGCACAGACCCTCGCCATGCCGGAGTACACCCGAGGGCGCCCGACGGAGATCAGCATCGTCACATCGTAG
- a CDS encoding Hint domain-containing protein, giving the protein MHLLRDRRGVSAVEYALLLGAILLLVGMGFRLLGRNTGLTTQSATATLLGGSGAPGSGTGGGTPGTGGGTPGSCAGGVCEAPGACFVAGTMVATPSGERPIESLKAGDMVFARNASDSAASVHRIVTTFVRPAPSLVDVQIETVEAERETIRSTPDHLFFAASIGGWVPAGELPAGETLIDRAGREVRVRKVVPIEQEAPVYNFEVDVDHTYFVGHSAVWVHNQTGCGTGGTGGTGGTGGTGGTGGTGGTGGTPTGPVTPWTPPPGYSPPPLPPGYQNPPLPAGGTPGSVAPGKTPPPSYTPPSTTSPAVQDAYKKEQEAAAAAAEAKRKEDLANLADKKYEDLKEKRKTNPKIPQASEDRMKDQADKARKEADDARNEANKKEAEAKKNPQDSEPQRIQDTLDQIRNGKQPSGVQGDQWGVPFQNKAGDLPLKNPGDPPYREYRVPAEYGDKSAGSRRIVVDTATGDIYYSNTHYGDHGPPAFVKLPGTL; this is encoded by the coding sequence GTGCACCTCCTTCGCGATCGACGGGGCGTCTCGGCGGTCGAGTACGCGCTTCTTCTGGGGGCGATTCTTCTCCTCGTCGGCATGGGGTTCCGCCTGCTGGGGCGAAACACCGGCCTCACCACGCAATCGGCGACCGCGACCCTCCTCGGTGGCTCGGGCGCGCCCGGTTCCGGGACGGGTGGGGGGACGCCGGGTACCGGCGGCGGCACGCCTGGGAGCTGCGCGGGCGGGGTGTGTGAAGCTCCGGGAGCGTGCTTCGTCGCGGGCACGATGGTCGCCACGCCCTCCGGCGAGAGGCCCATCGAGAGCCTGAAGGCCGGCGATATGGTGTTCGCGCGCAATGCGTCGGACAGCGCGGCCAGCGTGCATCGCATCGTGACCACCTTCGTGCGGCCGGCGCCCTCGCTGGTCGACGTTCAGATCGAAACGGTCGAGGCCGAGCGCGAGACGATCCGCTCCACGCCGGACCACCTGTTCTTCGCGGCCAGCATCGGCGGCTGGGTCCCTGCCGGCGAGCTCCCTGCCGGCGAAACGCTGATCGATCGCGCCGGGCGCGAGGTCCGCGTGCGCAAGGTGGTGCCCATCGAGCAAGAGGCGCCCGTTTACAACTTCGAGGTCGATGTCGACCACACGTACTTCGTCGGCCACTCGGCCGTGTGGGTGCACAATCAGACCGGGTGCGGTACGGGGGGCACCGGTGGTACGGGCGGCACCGGCGGTACGGGCGGCACCGGAGGAACGGGTGGTACGGGAGGAACGCCGACCGGGCCAGTGACCCCGTGGACTCCGCCGCCGGGGTACTCGCCACCGCCGCTTCCGCCGGGGTATCAGAACCCGCCGCTCCCGGCAGGGGGCACCCCGGGCTCGGTGGCCCCTGGCAAGACGCCGCCCCCGTCGTATACGCCGCCGTCCACGACCAGTCCCGCGGTCCAAGATGCGTACAAGAAGGAGCAGGAGGCCGCCGCGGCCGCGGCCGAGGCCAAGCGAAAAGAGGACCTCGCCAACCTCGCGGACAAGAAGTACGAGGACCTCAAAGAGAAGCGGAAGACCAACCCGAAGATCCCGCAGGCGTCGGAAGACCGCATGAAGGATCAAGCCGACAAGGCGCGCAAGGAAGCGGACGACGCGAGGAACGAGGCCAACAAGAAAGAGGCGGAAGCCAAGAAGAACCCGCAGGACTCCGAGCCGCAGCGCATTCAAGATACGCTCGATCAGATCCGCAACGGCAAGCAGCCGTCGGGTGTTCAAGGCGACCAGTGGGGCGTTCCGTTCCAGAACAAGGCCGGCGATTTGCCCCTCAAGAACCCCGGCGACCCGCCCTACCGCGAGTACCGCGTTCCGGCTGAGTACGGGGACAAATCCGCGGGCAGCCGGCGCATCGTCGTCGACACGGCCACGGGAGATATCTACTATTCGAATACGCACTACGGCGATCACGGTCCGCCGGCGTTCGTCAAGCTCCCCGGCACACTCTGA
- a CDS encoding methylmalonyl-CoA mutase family protein, translating to MTNPAHAEGPRGVQPLPAMRANRAREHGEDQGGQAKERPPQAKVAPATPATLASQTPYKPRHHVRLVSAASLFDGHDAAINVMRRLMQASGAEVIHLGHNRSVAEIVNCAIQEDVQGIAITSYQGGHVEYFKYMIDLLRKAGANTKVFGGGGGTILPSEIEELHAYGVARIYSPDDGRAMGLIGMINDVLERCDFEKREPDFAPLLERLSQREPATIAGLITIAENFPEAGDKLRAALASRPGAEAAKKVPVLGITGTGGAGKSSLVDELVRRFLADSEDKTIAVLSVDPSKRKSGGALLGDRIRMNAIDDPRVYMRSLATRQSNLALSKHVGESIEACRAAGFDLIVVETSGIGQSDTEITEHADVSLYLMTAEYGAATQLEKIDMLDFADVIAINKFDKRGSLDALRDVKKQWRRNHNAFSIPDEEVPVYGTIASQFNDPGMNQLYGKIMQAVAQKTGAPLASRLEITPGMSEKRWIIPPERTRYLAEIVETCESYDAFVRAQAAIARKLYQLHGSIEALRAKVGKKHLEIVEPTGPADIVKVTEVVEGEPAAVRELVELYRDLEGRLHPECKKLLDEWPATQRRYAAAKYQFKVRDKVIDLDLVSETLSHLRVPKVALPKYEDWGDLLVWLLRESPPGQFPFTAGVFPLKREGEDPARMFAGEGGPERTNKRFHYVSRGLPAKRLSTAFDSVTLYGEDPDHRPDIYGKVGNSGVSIANVDDAKKLYSGFDLADPSTSVSMTINGPAPMLLGFFLNAAIDQQCEKWIRAQGKVAEVDKKISEIYARRGAPRPAYQGTLPEGNDGLGLLLLGVSGDEVLPPEVYAKIKAQTLSQVRGTVQADILKEDQAQNTCIFSTEFALRVMGDIQQYFIDQNVRNFYSVSISGYHIAEAGANPVSQLAFTLANGFTFVEYYLSRGMHIDDFAPNLSFFFSNGMDPEYTVLGRVARRIWAKAIRDKYNGNDRSQKLKYHIQTSGRSLHAQEIAFNDIRTTLQALLALQDNCNSLHTNAYDEAITTPTEESVRRALAIQLIINKEFGLAKNENPTQGSFIVEELTDLVEAAVLNEFRSISERGGVLGAMERMYQRSKIQEESLYYETLKHNGTLPIVGVNTYLDPKGSPTVQPPEVIRATKEEKDYAIDARNAFWKRNAGEGEVALEGVRRAALDGGNVFAALMEACKVCTLGQLSGALYQVGGQYRRNM from the coding sequence ATGACGAACCCTGCCCACGCCGAAGGTCCTCGAGGAGTCCAACCGCTGCCGGCGATGCGCGCAAATCGTGCGCGCGAGCACGGCGAAGACCAAGGCGGGCAGGCCAAGGAGCGACCGCCTCAAGCGAAGGTGGCTCCCGCCACACCTGCCACCTTGGCGTCACAAACGCCTTACAAGCCGCGTCATCATGTGCGCTTGGTGAGCGCGGCGTCGCTCTTCGATGGCCATGACGCGGCCATCAATGTGATGCGAAGGTTGATGCAGGCGTCGGGCGCCGAGGTCATCCACTTGGGGCACAACCGTTCGGTGGCGGAGATCGTGAATTGCGCCATTCAGGAGGATGTGCAGGGCATTGCCATCACCTCGTACCAAGGCGGTCACGTCGAATACTTCAAGTACATGATCGACCTGCTCCGAAAGGCCGGCGCCAACACCAAGGTGTTCGGCGGCGGCGGCGGGACCATCCTCCCGAGCGAGATCGAGGAGCTCCACGCGTATGGCGTCGCCCGCATTTACTCGCCCGACGATGGGCGGGCGATGGGGCTCATCGGGATGATCAACGACGTGTTGGAGCGGTGCGACTTCGAGAAGCGCGAGCCAGACTTTGCGCCCCTTCTCGAGCGCCTCTCGCAGCGAGAGCCCGCCACCATCGCGGGGCTCATCACCATCGCCGAGAATTTCCCGGAGGCCGGCGACAAGCTGCGCGCGGCCCTCGCCTCGCGGCCGGGCGCCGAGGCGGCCAAGAAGGTGCCGGTGCTCGGCATCACCGGCACCGGCGGCGCCGGAAAATCGAGCCTCGTCGACGAGCTGGTGCGCCGGTTTTTGGCCGATAGCGAGGACAAGACCATCGCCGTGCTCTCGGTCGACCCCTCCAAGCGCAAATCGGGCGGCGCGCTCTTGGGCGATCGCATCCGCATGAACGCCATCGACGACCCCCGCGTGTACATGCGCTCGCTCGCCACCCGCCAGTCGAACCTGGCGCTGTCGAAGCACGTGGGCGAGTCCATCGAGGCGTGCCGGGCGGCCGGATTCGACCTCATCGTGGTCGAGACCTCGGGCATCGGGCAGTCCGACACCGAGATCACCGAGCACGCGGATGTCTCGCTCTACTTGATGACCGCCGAATACGGCGCGGCGACGCAGCTCGAGAAGATCGACATGCTCGACTTCGCCGATGTCATCGCCATCAACAAATTCGATAAGCGAGGCTCGCTCGACGCGCTGCGTGACGTCAAAAAGCAGTGGCGCCGCAACCACAACGCCTTTTCCATCCCCGACGAGGAGGTGCCGGTCTACGGGACCATCGCCTCGCAGTTCAACGATCCGGGGATGAACCAGCTCTACGGCAAGATCATGCAGGCCGTCGCGCAAAAGACGGGGGCCCCGCTCGCGTCGCGCCTGGAGATCACCCCGGGCATGAGCGAAAAGCGCTGGATCATCCCGCCCGAGCGCACCCGCTACCTGGCCGAGATCGTGGAGACGTGCGAGAGCTACGACGCCTTCGTGCGCGCGCAGGCGGCCATCGCGCGCAAGCTCTACCAGCTGCACGGCAGCATCGAGGCGCTGCGGGCCAAGGTCGGCAAGAAGCACCTCGAGATCGTGGAGCCCACCGGCCCGGCGGACATCGTCAAGGTCACCGAGGTGGTCGAGGGCGAGCCGGCCGCGGTGCGCGAGCTGGTCGAGCTCTATCGTGATCTGGAGGGGCGCCTGCACCCCGAATGCAAAAAGCTCCTCGACGAGTGGCCGGCCACCCAGCGGCGTTATGCGGCCGCCAAATATCAATTCAAGGTTCGCGACAAGGTCATCGATTTGGACCTGGTCTCCGAGACGCTCTCCCATTTGCGGGTCCCCAAGGTCGCGCTCCCCAAATACGAAGATTGGGGCGATCTGCTCGTATGGCTTCTGCGCGAGAGCCCGCCCGGCCAATTCCCGTTTACGGCCGGCGTCTTTCCGCTCAAGCGCGAGGGCGAGGATCCGGCGCGCATGTTCGCCGGCGAGGGCGGGCCGGAGCGCACGAACAAGCGCTTCCACTACGTGTCGCGCGGCTTGCCGGCCAAGCGCCTGTCGACGGCGTTCGACTCCGTCACGCTCTACGGCGAAGATCCCGATCACCGCCCCGACATCTACGGCAAGGTCGGAAACTCCGGGGTGTCGATCGCCAATGTCGACGACGCCAAGAAGCTCTACTCCGGATTCGACCTGGCCGACCCGTCGACCTCGGTCTCCATGACCATCAATGGCCCGGCCCCGATGCTGCTGGGGTTCTTCCTCAACGCGGCCATCGATCAGCAATGCGAAAAGTGGATTCGCGCGCAAGGAAAGGTCGCGGAGGTCGATAAGAAGATCTCCGAAATCTACGCCCGTCGCGGCGCGCCGCGGCCTGCGTACCAGGGCACCTTGCCCGAAGGGAACGACGGGCTCGGGCTGCTCCTCCTCGGCGTCTCGGGCGACGAGGTGCTGCCGCCGGAGGTGTACGCCAAGATCAAGGCGCAGACCCTCTCGCAGGTGCGCGGCACCGTGCAGGCCGACATTCTCAAAGAAGACCAAGCGCAGAACACGTGCATCTTCTCCACCGAGTTCGCGCTGCGCGTGATGGGCGACATTCAGCAGTACTTCATCGACCAGAACGTGCGGAACTTCTACTCGGTCTCCATCTCCGGCTACCACATCGCCGAGGCGGGGGCGAACCCGGTGTCCCAGCTGGCGTTCACCTTGGCCAATGGGTTTACGTTCGTCGAGTATTACCTGTCGCGCGGGATGCACATCGACGACTTCGCGCCCAACCTGTCGTTCTTCTTCTCCAATGGAATGGACCCCGAGTACACGGTGCTCGGGCGGGTGGCCCGGCGCATCTGGGCCAAGGCGATCCGCGACAAATACAACGGGAACGACCGCTCGCAGAAGCTGAAGTACCATATCCAAACGTCGGGTCGCTCCTTGCACGCGCAGGAAATTGCGTTCAACGACATTCGGACCACCTTGCAAGCGCTCCTGGCGCTGCAAGACAATTGCAACTCGCTCCACACCAACGCGTACGACGAGGCCATCACCACGCCGACCGAGGAGAGCGTGCGGCGCGCGCTGGCGATTCAGCTCATCATCAACAAGGAGTTCGGCCTGGCCAAGAACGAGAACCCCACGCAAGGCTCGTTCATCGTGGAGGAGCTGACCGACCTGGTCGAGGCGGCGGTGCTCAACGAGTTTCGCTCGATCTCCGAGCGCGGCGGGGTGCTCGGCGCGATGGAGCGCATGTACCAGCGCTCGAAGATCCAGGAAGAGTCGCTGTATTACGAGACGCTCAAGCACAATGGGACCTTGCCCATCGTCGGCGTCAACACGTACCTCGATCCCAAGGGCTCCCCCACCGTGCAGCCCCCGGAGGTCATCCGGGCCACCAAAGAGGAGAAGGACTACGCCATCGACGCGCGCAACGCCTTCTGGAAGCGCAACGCGGGCGAGGGCGAGGTCGCGCTCGAGGGCGTACGGCGCGCGGCGCTCGATGGGGGGAACGTGTTCGCCGCCCTCATGGAGGCGTGCAAGGTCTGCACGTTGGGGCAGCTCTCGGGCGCGCTTTACCAGGTCGGTGGTCAATACCGGCGCAACATGTAA
- a CDS encoding methylmalonyl-CoA mutase family protein produces the protein MEFQQVALADWRAQVEKELAGRPFDKTLVHEALSGVDIAPLYTEAPQGVGRWQRAEPFRICMRHEPGASRDALVADRAGGADAFWLGLGELDALLRTGGGAGIADGAFFVLDAEDAPPEGFAAKAFALNVDPLARRARGGSPSGDAAQALSALGRTARKVEERFPGASAVMISTLPYHDAGADAADELAFALSTGVSYLEALRDAGLSADAAARQIALQVAVGRDTFLELCKVRALRICWAKLLVAAGGRDVAEATGANDAKGAARTNVHAVCSSRTLTVRDPWVNLLRITTQVFAAVLGGADWVTPQAFDRALGAPSAQAHRIARNTGLVLREESFLGKVMDPAGGSYYLDTLTDALAREGWKRFRALEQEGGIVSALESGRLAARLEAAWRSRLSAIASRKTPILGVSEFANLDEELPRSAPAAATASAKAGGALPAHRDAEPFETLRAHAEAQTSAPEALLATLGPLPESRARVGFAAGFFAAGGIRTRESTADEEAVVACICGSDERYATEAAARARALKAAGCQRVLLAGRPGALEATLREAGVDGFIFVGCDVIATLSELFQVFPGTP, from the coding sequence ATGGAGTTCCAACAAGTCGCGCTCGCCGACTGGCGGGCGCAGGTCGAAAAAGAGCTCGCCGGAAGACCGTTCGACAAGACGCTCGTCCACGAGGCGCTGAGCGGCGTGGACATCGCGCCGCTCTACACGGAGGCTCCCCAGGGCGTCGGGCGATGGCAGCGGGCGGAGCCCTTTCGCATCTGCATGCGCCATGAGCCCGGGGCTTCGCGCGATGCGCTGGTGGCAGATCGCGCGGGCGGGGCCGATGCGTTCTGGCTCGGGTTGGGTGAGCTCGACGCGCTGCTCCGGACGGGCGGCGGCGCGGGGATCGCGGACGGCGCGTTTTTCGTGCTCGATGCGGAGGACGCTCCGCCGGAGGGGTTCGCGGCAAAGGCGTTTGCGCTGAACGTCGATCCGCTGGCGCGGCGGGCGCGGGGTGGTTCGCCGTCGGGGGACGCGGCGCAGGCGCTTTCGGCGCTGGGGCGAACGGCGCGGAAGGTGGAGGAGCGATTTCCGGGGGCGAGCGCGGTGATGATCTCGACCCTCCCGTACCATGATGCGGGGGCGGATGCCGCCGACGAGCTGGCCTTTGCGCTCTCCACCGGCGTGAGCTACCTCGAGGCGCTGCGGGACGCGGGGCTCTCGGCGGACGCCGCCGCGCGGCAGATTGCCTTGCAGGTCGCGGTGGGGCGCGACACGTTTCTGGAGCTTTGCAAGGTGCGGGCGCTTCGCATCTGTTGGGCAAAGTTGCTGGTGGCGGCGGGCGGGAGAGACGTCGCGGAGGCGACGGGCGCAAACGACGCGAAGGGCGCGGCGCGGACCAACGTGCACGCGGTCTGTTCGTCGCGGACGCTCACCGTGCGCGATCCGTGGGTGAATTTGCTGCGCATCACCACGCAGGTGTTCGCGGCGGTGCTCGGCGGCGCCGATTGGGTGACGCCGCAGGCGTTCGATCGGGCGCTGGGCGCGCCTTCGGCGCAGGCGCATCGCATCGCGCGCAATACGGGGCTCGTGCTTCGGGAGGAGAGCTTCCTCGGCAAGGTGATGGATCCGGCGGGCGGCTCGTATTACCTCGATACGCTCACCGATGCCCTGGCGCGCGAAGGCTGGAAGCGCTTTCGGGCGCTCGAGCAAGAAGGCGGCATCGTGAGCGCGCTGGAGAGCGGTCGCCTCGCGGCGCGGCTCGAGGCGGCGTGGCGTTCGCGGCTCTCGGCGATCGCGAGCCGCAAGACGCCCATTCTCGGCGTATCCGAGTTTGCCAACCTCGATGAAGAGCTGCCCCGCTCTGCGCCGGCGGCGGCGACCGCATCGGCAAAGGCCGGAGGCGCGCTGCCCGCGCACCGCGACGCGGAGCCATTCGAGACGCTGCGGGCGCATGCCGAAGCGCAAACCTCCGCGCCAGAGGCGCTCCTCGCGACCTTGGGCCCGCTCCCCGAATCGCGCGCGCGGGTCGGGTTCGCGGCGGGGTTCTTTGCGGCGGGCGGGATCCGCACGCGCGAGAGCACGGCGGACGAAGAGGCCGTCGTGGCCTGCATCTGCGGCAGCGACGAACGCTACGCCACCGAGGCCGCGGCCCGGGCGCGCGCGCTCAAAGCCGCGGGCTGCCAGCGGGTGCTGCTCGCCGGGCGGCCCGGCGCGCTGGAGGCGACCTTGCGCGAGGCGGGGGTCGATGGATTCATCTTCGTGGGCTGCGACGTCATCGCAACCTTGTCCGAGCTTTTTCAGGTTTTTCCGGGGACACCATGA